From Enhydrobacter sp., the proteins below share one genomic window:
- a CDS encoding MFS transporter yields the protein MAFDVRLPALAPFGIRSFRYQWPSDLLASWAFEMEAVILGWFVLVSTESVLALAVFGSLQFLGTLISPFFGMAGDRIGNRAVLCLMRGVYLAAALLLMTLFLADAASPAVIFVLATIVGLVRPSDITLRNLLVGETMPGDLLMRAMGVSRTTADSARVVGALSGATLMATLGSGIAYVAVSAVYAVSLLLTFNVGTRRVRTTAIEPAAVSTLASLGEGFAYIWARPELRAAMLLAFLMNLAAYPLVGSMLAHVARDIYGLEQTGLGWLLASFAGGALLGSIALSTHGAWVRPARTMLAAALIWFALNLVFAWMSTPIAGAVVLFVTGFVQSFCMVPMAVLLLRRSDPALRGRVMGVRMLAVYGLPLGLLLSGPLIEGWGFAPTASLYSVAGLVFTLLIAVHWRRDLWNREAASNAR from the coding sequence GTGGCTTTCGATGTGCGCCTGCCGGCGCTGGCGCCTTTTGGCATCCGCAGCTTCCGCTACCAGTGGCCGTCCGACCTGTTGGCCTCATGGGCCTTCGAGATGGAAGCCGTCATCCTGGGCTGGTTCGTCCTAGTATCGACGGAATCGGTGCTGGCGCTCGCGGTCTTCGGCTCGCTGCAGTTCCTCGGGACGCTGATCTCGCCCTTCTTCGGCATGGCCGGCGACCGCATCGGCAACCGCGCCGTGCTCTGCCTCATGCGCGGCGTCTACCTGGCGGCGGCTCTGCTGCTGATGACGCTCTTTCTCGCCGATGCGGCAAGCCCGGCCGTCATCTTCGTGCTCGCAACCATCGTCGGGCTGGTTCGCCCTTCCGACATCACGCTGCGCAACCTGCTGGTCGGCGAGACCATGCCGGGCGATCTCCTGATGCGGGCGATGGGTGTGTCGCGCACCACGGCGGACTCGGCGCGTGTCGTGGGTGCGCTGAGCGGCGCCACCCTGATGGCCACGCTCGGGTCGGGCATCGCCTATGTGGCGGTGAGTGCCGTCTACGCGGTGAGCCTGTTGCTGACCTTCAACGTCGGCACCAGACGCGTGCGGACGACGGCGATCGAGCCCGCAGCCGTGTCGACGCTGGCATCGCTTGGGGAAGGATTCGCCTACATCTGGGCGCGGCCCGAGCTGCGGGCGGCGATGCTCCTGGCGTTCCTGATGAACCTCGCGGCCTATCCGCTGGTCGGGTCGATGCTGGCGCATGTGGCACGGGATATCTACGGTCTCGAACAGACCGGGCTCGGCTGGCTTCTCGCGAGCTTCGCCGGCGGCGCCCTTCTGGGGTCGATCGCGCTGTCGACCCATGGCGCATGGGTCCGCCCGGCCCGCACCATGCTGGCGGCAGCCCTGATCTGGTTCGCGCTCAACCTCGTCTTCGCCTGGATGAGCACGCCGATCGCCGGCGCGGTGGTGTTGTTCGTGACGGGATTCGTCCAGAGTTTCTGCATGGTGCCGATGGCCGTGCTGCTACTGCGCCGTTCCGATCCGGCGCTGCGCGGCCGGGTGATGGGCGTGCGCATGCTCGCCGTCTACGGATTGCCGCTCGGCCTGCTGCTGTCGGGGCCGCTGATCGAGGGCTGGGGCTTTGCGCCGACGGCGTCGCTCTACAGCGTGGCCGGCCTGGTCTTCACGCTGCTGATAGCGGTCCATTGGCGCCGCGACTTGTGGAATCGCGAGGCGGCTTCGAACGCGCGTTGA
- a CDS encoding lipid A deacylase LpxR family protein produces MSRTLALALAAMAIAGVGSRAQQLPYDAAPAPDELRNIFTLQIENDVFNRFGRSDRDYTSGVRFGWLSPPLTDLPEGIVRLTTVPTFFGEDPVTSVTRRIGISFGQNLYTPEDTTVSYPITDDRPYAAWLYASIALQNTYKRTNASGEEEPVRLDTLQLDLGVIGPAAGGEFVQNNFHALIGVERSFGWANQLHNEPTIGLTFERRWRTGRAVLLELPRLEYDFVPRIGAALGNVATYASAGGTLRIGKELRNDFGPARARPALPGSEGFVGDGFGWYFFVGVGAEAVARNIFLDGNTDGNSLRVSRRPFVGEAQAGLAVLFRGVRVTYTQVLRTPEFFERDRYTMFGSVNVTFRY; encoded by the coding sequence GTGTCAAGAACCCTTGCCCTGGCCCTCGCCGCCATGGCCATTGCCGGCGTTGGCTCGAGGGCGCAGCAGCTTCCCTACGATGCGGCGCCCGCTCCCGACGAGTTGCGCAATATCTTCACCCTGCAGATCGAGAACGACGTCTTCAATCGCTTCGGGCGATCCGACCGCGATTATACCAGCGGTGTGCGCTTCGGCTGGCTTTCGCCGCCGCTGACCGACCTGCCGGAGGGCATCGTTCGCCTGACTACCGTGCCGACGTTCTTCGGCGAGGATCCGGTGACGTCGGTGACCCGGCGCATCGGCATCTCGTTCGGGCAGAATCTCTACACGCCCGAGGATACGACCGTGTCCTATCCGATCACCGACGATCGGCCCTATGCGGCCTGGCTCTATGCCAGCATCGCGCTACAGAACACCTACAAGCGGACCAACGCGAGTGGCGAGGAGGAGCCGGTGCGGCTCGACACGCTCCAGCTCGATCTCGGCGTCATCGGGCCGGCGGCCGGTGGCGAGTTCGTGCAGAACAACTTCCACGCCCTGATCGGCGTCGAACGCAGCTTCGGCTGGGCCAACCAGCTTCACAACGAACCGACGATCGGGCTCACTTTCGAGCGGCGCTGGCGGACCGGCCGCGCCGTACTGCTTGAATTGCCCAGGCTCGAATACGATTTCGTCCCGCGCATCGGCGCCGCGCTCGGCAACGTCGCGACCTATGCCAGCGCCGGCGGAACGCTGCGCATCGGCAAGGAACTGCGCAACGACTTCGGCCCGGCGCGCGCGCGCCCAGCACTGCCCGGATCGGAAGGCTTCGTCGGCGACGGCTTCGGCTGGTATTTCTTCGTCGGCGTGGGCGCCGAGGCCGTCGCGCGCAACATCTTTCTCGACGGCAACACGGACGGCAACAGCCTGCGCGTCTCCCGTCGCCCCTTCGTCGGCGAGGCCCAGGCCGGTCTTGCCGTCCTGTTTCGCGGCGTGCGCGTCACCTACACGCAGGTGCTGCGCACGCCGGAATTCTTCGAGAGGGATCGCTACACCATGTTCGGCTCGGTGAACGTGACCTTCCGCTACTGA
- a CDS encoding DUF3309 domain-containing protein translates to MLGTILLIVLILILIGALPRWPYSSGWGYYPSGGVGLLLVILIVLLLMGRI, encoded by the coding sequence ATGCTCGGCACCATCCTGCTGATCGTCCTCATCCTGATCCTGATCGGCGCCTTGCCGAGATGGCCCTACAGCAGCGGGTGGGGCTACTACCCGAGCGGCGGCGTCGGGCTGCTGCTGGTCATCCTGATCGTCCTGCTCCTGATGGGCCGGATATGA